ATCTCAAGATGTGTCGAAACACTAGCCATGTTTCTTCCTGAAATGTGACTGCAAGTTTTCATTTGAGCTTATATGATAACAATACATGCATGGTTAATCTTTTTTGGAACGTATATATTGATCTCTAATGTATCTCATTTGTAAGCTAAAGTATTTGAAATAGATTCCAAAACCATTTTATGTGCAACCTGCGGTCTTTGAAGCCTAGTTCACATACTTACATGTGATCATATAATCAAGTATCCACATAATTCATGTACAGGTGTACTTCTTGTGTTCTAAGAATATGACAATTGTCTCAACCATTTCGATCAGAGGAATTCTTGGCATTTTGTCTCCCCAGGTCGTTTGGATGATTCTTAATACCTTTCAGAAGAATCTCTATTATTTTACAAAGGTCCATGTAATTTCTGAAGCAATTAAAATTGTGGTTTTATTAACAAAATGAATAAAGATATACGTGGgcagagaagaaaacagttaagttttcatttattttcagttttgtataaagtttataagtattttaatcAAGTGTTTTTTTCCCAACCACACTTAATGCATTAAACGAAAATCACTACACGAAAGTTAATCAGTTACAAAGTTCAACCCATCAAACCCTATAtcttatagcaaaaaaaaacataaaaccacAATTTCAACAGATCAAAACCAATGCAGCATGAACATTATGGGAATATGCAACTTAGATATGTTGTTCACTGTATGTATATGTTGGCGTGCTTGGGTCTGATCATGAATTCATGATGCATAGGTTCTTTCATTAGTTGTAAAAAGTGATCTTATTTTTTCTGCATCCACTTAGATAAATACTATCTTGTTGATTCGGAATATGCTCTACGTCGTGGATATCTAGCACCATATAGATAATCTTGGTACCATAAGCACTACCCATCAAGTACAAAGAAAAGTTTAATCGTATCACTCTTCGATTTGATGTGTTATTGAAAGAACTTTTGGAGTGTTGAAAGAAAAATAGAGGATAATGAAAGATCGAGTAAGATATAACATTCAAACGACAAGAAAACTTGTGGCAACAACAATGAAACTGCATAACTTTGTACGGAAATCAAGTATACCAGATCctgattttgaaacaaattgGGAGCAAGGTGGCAGCCATCAAACAACATTAGATGAGGAGATTGGAGACCATGAAGATGTTCAATGGTCAATTCTCGACAATATATGGAAGGCTTTTGAGATGAGATTGCAATGAATTTTTGGAATTTTCGtagaaaaaaactattattagtTAGATAgtggtttttcttttattttatattttagatggtttttattttattttggataaattttataaattgttatttttaataacataaaagtTTCTTACAGTTTCAACACATTTTATCCAATCCTGGTTTTTTTAAAGTACATCCAATAATTTATAGCTACAGTTATCGTAACTACAACTAAAATTTCGGAAAAATAGAACTAATGTTCTATAAAATCCGCTAAATTTATTGCTAAAATATCGGCTGTAGAATTACAACTAATACACTTACAATACCAATTCAGCTAATTTTTACAGTAACAACCCAACCAACCACTCccaaaaatagaaacaatgttctataaaatatgttaagtGCTTCTTTAGACAACAATAAACCGTAGAAATATgtagacatttttttttaaaaaacaaatctgTAGACAGCatcaattatttagtaaaatttaaaattatatggttTTTAATTGAGTGAATGTagacaattttataaaaacctaAAGTTTTATAAGACATATGCTAGATTATTAAATGACAAACTTAATTATTTTGtacttttataagtttttaattataattacatttataaatactaATTTCAGAAATATATATGCTGccaaaataatcatatattgtTCTTTAGATTGAATGTGATTTGAAAACTATCTTCACTCTGAGATTTAATATGATTAATAGTTTATTGTAATTCAtactaatttattaaactatttaaaattcaacTTTAGCTTTTGGAAACCAttgtatattatcatatttacttgattatatacttagtatatatatatatatatatatatatatattctattttgtTGTGTTATAAAACAATGTATCAATTAAACTTACAAATGATTGTGTAAAATTTTATAGATGGTAGGCATTTAAACAAGTAAATTTACATTCGTTCTATTTAAATGTTTGAATTGCCACGCATTAAACATTTAGTAATTTTTGAAACAATGGACACCaccattttgtatttttttacaaCTTACTTAAGATACTAAACTTCTTGAATGTTAAAACAACGTATAgatgaaaattttgaatgttaaaAGAATATATAGATGAAAATGGTAAGAACATAATGTATAGCTTAAACAggcaaattatatttttgaaaacagaATTTTAAATCTAAGATCTCCGACCACTTCAGTTTTctattatagaagaaaaaatagagatatgtttttgtttcattgtGTTATTCTATAATAGAAGAATGCTATATTATTTTCTACAAGTAAAAAATGTCATATTCGTCgctacaaatataaaaaaaatatagcattattttatgtatagaagaaaatatagcatttatctattatagagtaataTATTAGTGCAAAAACAtcatttctatttcttttttctatataatagaaattttgaaaatagaaaTGGTTGGAAATGATCTAGAATGCGAAAAGGTAAAACTATTCAGAtttcatattaataaataaaaattatgtttatttcttacaatttttcttttatgaaacaaaaaaaagtctaCCTCTCTTAGATtcttcaaattcaaaaatagaatctcaacaaaaccaaattaagATATTTTGCATTCCAGATTCTTTCACCCAaaactgaataaaaaatatatattcaataatTGTCAAACATAAAACGTACAAAGAAATTAATCTATGGAAACAGAAAAACgtacaaaaatcaaaaatacaaaataaggaCAGGGTGGAGAGTGCAGCTATTGGTAGCATGGCTGCAACAGAAGGCCAAGTGTTCGGTCTTACAACTATTTGTGTTTGAACTCTTtgttaattaaaactaaaagccCTTTTAACTCTCGAgggttttattatttaaacttcCCCTTTCTCCTCTCCTCTTTTTGCTAAACCACTTCCCCAAACTCTATACTCTTCAAACAATAGCTTTTTTTCTCAGAATTTAATGAAGAGACCCTTAACCACTTGTACATCTTCTACATCATCTTCTACTTCTTCATCTTGTATCCTTCGGAACCAACCAGAGACTCCAAGGCCTAAACGAGCCAAAAGGGCTAAGAAATCATCTCCCCCTTGTGATGTAAAACCACAGAACCCGACCAGTCCTGCCTCTGCCAGACGCAGCTCTATCTACAGAGGAGTCACCAggtttgtttgaaaaaaaaaactaaatgattggattttttttattttattttctaaactgCATTTGGATTGCATGTTTTATATACAGACATAGATGGACTGGGAGATTTGAGGCTCATCTATGGGATAAAAGCTCTTGGAATTCGATTCAGAACAAGAAAGGCAAACAAGGTTCTTAATCTTACAAAACAAAACCCATCTTGATTTTGTAATAAAGATCTGGCCTTTTCTGTCAActgattgatttgatttttgttCTGTCTGTTTGATCTCAACTACTTCACTCTTGGATTCATCAGTTTATCTGGGTAAATTtcgaataatttattttttaaataaaagagagTGGATTTGGTCAAGAGGATGAACTAATGAATCTCAACTGCTCTGACGCGTGATTGCAGGAGCATATGACAGCGAGGAAGCAGCTGCACATACGTACGATCTAGCTGCTCTCAAGTACTGGGGTCCCGACACCATCTTGAATTTTCCggtgataaaaataatttgattggttgatgcatgtgtttgtgttttcttgtgttaattaaaaaaaatgatggaaCAGGTTGAGACGTACACAAAGGAGTTGGATGAAATGCAGAGAGGCACAAAAGAAGAGTATTTGGCTTCTCTCCGCCGCCAGAGCAGTGGTTTCTCCAGAGGCGTCTCTAAATATCGCGGCGTCGCCaggttctcttttttttttcttacactaAATTCAGAAACTAGTTTTTCTTTTCCTCATTCTTTTTAAAACAGTAATTAATCGgtgattaagaaaaataaaataataggaAATATGATTtcttgggattttttttttaaaagctggACTTTATTTTCCTGAAGATTTGCTTTTAGAATAttatctctctttctttctagatatacatattttaaaattttcacacatattaataaaacatgtaataaatgcatagttttttgtaattatatttttgcaataattttaaaccaataaaaattcagtaaatacaattaaatttttgaaatttgcaattaatcattattagttgataaaatatgtatttgaaaatacaaaaatgtatctttttgaaacataatACTAATAATGATTAATTGTAATTAAACTTTTTATGCAATATGTTTAGTATAGAAAGAGATAGttataacttcttcttttttcacaaTATGCTTGTTTTATGCATTCAACatttaataagaaaattttgaaaacaataaacttataaaaatgcaaaaaaaaaaaaataaaaaataaaaaataaaaacaggcATCACCATAACGGAAGATGGGAGGCTCGGATTGGAAGAGTTTTCGGAAACAAGTACTTATACCTCGGCACCTATAGTACGTACAGTACCTCTTTtactctttatttttcttttataaatagttactcttgataatatatttttagattaataattttttttgtaaaaattacaAACACAATCGGATATTTTCACACTACTGGCCTACTGGGCGTAAAGAGTAAAAATTAGTATGGTCTTTCATTCAATAATAGAGTGTGATAATGATACACACACTCACGTGAGACGAGAGTTTTGACATCATGTCCCCTCACTTGACTCTAATTGATTTTATCTTTAATCAAATCAACCTTTTCTTCTTTCCCAGCTATCTTTAATTATCTGATCCCTGCATAATAACCTTTTTAATTCTGCATTTTGTTGTGGATCCAATACTCTGAATACAAAATACAGAACACTGCACAATGAATATTTACAATTCTTTACTAAAAAGTAGTAATGCCGTTTTCTTAATTGTTTAGATCGGTGTCCTTTGATTATCAAGGGATCTAAACTTCTTCAAACTAATCTCTAactacatatttttgaaaaatataagaatttttttttatttttttcaaattcaagaGTTTTTTTGGAGTAATTTGGATtctgttttccaaaaatataggCATTATTCTATAACAAAGGggtatatattatttcttattttatttaaaatagaaaaaaaaggagAGGGGAGCCAGGAgcataattacaaaaaaaatgaaatcagtaATGTATAGAATAAATGTAATGTTACAAGTGTAAAGGCGCAGTCACGTGCTAACACCTCACTCCATAAAAGGGACAAAATAGTTCAGTAGGCTAGGATCAAACCCGAGGTAGATCTGGTCTACTTTTTCATTTTCTGTTTGGTGGTTTATTAACATGGTTTAGTAAGTGCTGAGACTGTTCTGAGTAGGAGTCACGAGCCCTCACGTGCGTTTTTGATCTTTcctccctccctctctctctctctttttttcttttctctctcctctctctctctctagtctctaccATATCTTTCATCTTGTCCTGGAAACAAAATCTGGCCttcattattttgtatttttaaaagataagaatACTATTTTCTTCTAACTTCTACTTTAAATTGTCTAGATTATTATGGGAGTTACACTAAAGTGGTACTTAATAGTGATAGTTATTAGAGCTTAGAGTTGACACTAGGGTAGGTGTTttctaattattaaataattagtaaTCGTACGTTCGtgtattattaataaaacaattaattagcaagaagcaaaaaaaaactaattagcAAGAAATGTGGACTATATTTAGTGTTTAGAGCGTGAGAAATGGTCTCGTACACGCCTATGCATTACACAAATAGTCTAACCCTAGTTGTCCCCACAAACACGTCACTCAATTCTCTAGATTTTTGTTGTCTTTATTAGGGTATCATTACAAGAAAcagacaaaaagaaaataaaaaaaaaaacatttctttaaCACATGTCGGGGCTTTATCTGGTTAGTAGTTAGCAAGCATGTGCAATAACAAGTTGCGAGAAACTGTCCCTATCATCTTTAGTAATATGGCCTAATAAGTAACATGAAAATGTAACTGTGTTGCGTCTACAGTGTCCAAAACTGTTCCTAGGATCTTTTTAGTCGTATGGTCTAACTAAAGGTGAAAATATAACTATGTTGCGTGTATGTGCTAGCTAATAAACTTGATATTGGTTGCAGATACGCAGGAGGAAGCTGCAGAAGCATATGACATGGCTGCGATTGAATATAGAGGTGCAAACGCTGTTACCAATTTCGACATTAGTAATTACATCGACCGGCTAAAGAAAAAAGGCGTTTTCCCGTTCCGTGTGGACCAAGCTAACCATCAAGAGGCTGTTCTTGCTGAAGCCAAACAAGAAGCTAAGAAAGAAGTGAAAGAGCACGTGGAAGAAGAACATCAAGAAGAGAAAACAGAGCAGCATCAAGAAGTGGAGGCGGTCACTTGCGGCATAGATGCTTCAGGCATTATGGAGATGGAACGTTCTTCGGACAGCAATGAGTTGGCTTGGAACTTCTGTATGATGGATTCAGGGTTTGCTCCGTTCTTGACAGATCAAAACCTCTCGAATGAGAATCCCATAGAGTATCCTGAGCTTTTCAACGAGATGATGGGTTTTGAGGATAACGACATAGACTTCATGTTTGAGGAAGGCAAGAACGAATGCTTGAGCTTGGAGAATCTGGATTGTTGTGATGTCGTTGTGGTGGGAAGAGAAAGCCCAACTTCTTTATCGTCTTCTCCGTTGTCTTGCCTTTCTACTGACTctgcttcatcaacaacaacaacaacaaactctGTTTCTTGTAACTATTCTGTCTGAGGGAGAGAGCTTTGCATTATAGGGTTgagttttctatttcttttgcttcttgaTCTTGTCCTTGTTGAGTTCCGCTAGGGTTTTTGTTTTTCGTTTCAGGGCTTACTCGTTGGTTCTGAACAATCAATGTCTTCGCCTCTTTTCCCCTcttcttttcttatatttttaagtttagatcaaaaaatttaaactaaatgAACCATACAACGGAAACAGAGCTAAAAGTGCTCACAGATTGCATAACCAAACTACAAAATGGTATTGTTAAGGCCTTGTGTGTTTCATAGAGTTTGCtcattttaaagtatataaattatagaCTTGGGATAAGCCACAATGGAGACAATAATTCAACTTGAAGAATCAACATGAAGACAGACTGTGTCTCCATAAAATGTATTGAGTCCTCTCTTGAATTCATGTAAAAATAGTTGATTTTGTGATAAAATATGAGCACAATCGACTATGCCCCACCACCTATTGCATAGTCCACTTAAGACTCTAAGAGCATGTTCAACCCAAAACCCTTTAAGAGGGttcttaatgatttttttagtaataaatgaaGTTTAAGAACCTTTGGTAAGAAATTCTCATTTTGAAAGGTCCAATGAAAGTTTCTTAACCaaggattcttaaaaaaaaataaaatttttttttgaaagataaaatttatttattaaaaaaaacatattaagagataacatttaaaacatagatttataaaaaaacataaaaacaaagattagtacAATAAGACcgaattatttgaaaaaacgTCTGAGCTTAGTAGTTGTCTTCATCACCtccaaatttacgccatatatgttcaaccaaatcatctttgagttgttgatgcatttgtctatcatgaattctagttcgaacgcccatcatattggcgatatttgtcgggatatctgtagaatacgtgaaatccacatgtgaacttccggTGTCTTCTCCTGGTTGGAAAtctgaaacatcaaattgagtgtatccatctcgttcgtcttctactatcatattatggagtatgatacatgctctcataatctttccaattttgactttatcccaaaaaagtgcgggatttttaacaatggcaaagcgagcttgcaagactccaaaagcacgctcgacatcttttcgggcagcttcttgatgttgagcaaataaaCCCGCTTTCGGACCTTGTGgtattggaatagattggataaaagttgaccattttggataaataccatcggtgagatagtaagccaaatgatactctcttccattgacagagaaattgacttgcggagcttgaccttttatgatgtcatcaaaaacaggtgagcgatcaagaacattgatatcatttaaggtacctggaggtccaaaaaatgcatgtcatatccatagatcatacgaagcaaccgcctctaaaacgatggtgggttttcccgaaccacgtgaatattgacctttccaagcggtgggacaattcttccactcccaatgcatacaatcgatgcttccgatcatcccgggaaatctcCGATGCTGACCAAtatcaagtagacgttgaagatcatacggggttggtcttcttaggtactcatcaCCGAATAAAGATATAATTCCTTCGACAAAATGTTCCACACATGACCGAGTAGTAGTTGAACCGAGTCTGAGGTATTCGTCTACAGCATCAGCCGCAGTTCCAtatgccaagacacgaatggctGCTGTACACTTCTGAAGTGGAGAAAGACTAAGCCTTCCAATAGCATCTTTCTTTTGTCGAAagaattcaacttcattggagagtcgagcaacaatatgcatgaacaatggcttgttcattctaaatagTCATCGGAATAGATTATCAGGATATGTTGGAGtatcactgaaataatcattccatagaCGTACATCgccttcttcacgatttctttcgatatgaactcgttttttccttcttctcctttgttcttcttgatcaccatAATGAATTACCAAATTATCGAAAGC
This Brassica napus cultivar Da-Ae chromosome C6, Da-Ae, whole genome shotgun sequence DNA region includes the following protein-coding sequences:
- the LOC106407626 gene encoding ethylene-responsive transcription factor WRI1-like translates to MKRPLTTCTSSTSSSTSSSCILRNQPETPRPKRAKRAKKSSPPCDVKPQNPTSPASARRSSIYRGVTRHRWTGRFEAHLWDKSSWNSIQNKKGKQVYLGAYDSEEAAAHTYDLAALKYWGPDTILNFPVETYTKELDEMQRGTKEEYLASLRRQSSGFSRGVSKYRGVARHHHNGRWEARIGRVFGNKYLYLGTYNTQEEAAEAYDMAAIEYRGANAVTNFDISNYIDRLKKKGVFPFRVDQANHQEAVLAEAKQEAKKEVKEHVEEEHQEEKTEQHQEVEAVTCGIDASGIMEMERSSDSNELAWNFCMMDSGFAPFLTDQNLSNENPIEYPELFNEMMGFEDNDIDFMFEEGKNECLSLENLDCCDVVVVGRESPTSLSSSPLSCLSTDSASSTTTTTNSVSCNYSV